GTAGCTGCGCGGGGCGAAGCGCAATGTGTAGTCTTCGAGCGTCTCCCGGGCAGCTGGCGAGGTGTCGGAGCCGGTCGCGGCGGTGGTCGTCACGTCAGCATTGTCCGGTCACGCGACCGACGGCGCCACTTGAGGCGCCTGGGCAGTGTCTGTGCGGCTGAGGATTCCGGCTACAGCTTGCCGGCGGCGAAGGCGGCGGCCTGATCCACCAGCCCAGAGTCGATGTAGGAGGGCTGCAGATGCGACGCCCACACCGCCTTCCCGTTGCCCGAGCAGATCGGATCGCCGGGGGCGCACTGCTCGATCGTCTTGCCGGCGAAGGCGGGACTGAAGCTGGGGACCGGTCCGAGCACGCGCTGGGTGCCGTTGCCGAACAACGCGACGGCGGCGACGTGTTGATCCATGCCCGGCGGTAGCGGGTTCTTGAACCCGAACGAGGGCTGGGTCACCGCGACCACCAGGTCGGCCGACACGGCCCCGAGCGAATAGCCGCCGAGCACCTCGCGGGTGTTCGGGCAGTGTTTGGCCATCCACTGGACATGGGTGCTCATGTCATTCGAGCCCTTGGCGGGATCGACGTCGGCGGGGTAGTTGACGCCGTACTCGCCGACCGGCATCGGGGTCTTGGCGCGCAGCGAGTTGACGAACGCATCGCCGACCAGGCCGACGCCCGGTGGTTCCTCACGGCCCCGGGCGAACACCACTTCGGCACCCGGGCACGGCGGCGCCGCCGATACGACCGGAATCGACGACACCACGCTGGGACCGACGATCATCAACGTTGCCCCGAGAATCGCGGACCCCGCGATGCCTGCCGAGCGTTTGACTGCATGAATCGGACTAACCCCCATGAACCGATGGTACGCATTTTCACCCGGCATTAGTGAACGGCTGTGACCACTCCGCGACCGCAGTGAGACCGGATCTTTGTGCGGCTACACCTTGGCGGCAACGAAATGTGCGGCCCGATTGGTCAATCCGGGCACGTAGCTGAGGTGAGCCGGCCACGAGTTGCCGGGGGAGCAGATTGGGTCACCCCGGTTGCACAAATCGACGATCTTGCCGCCGAAATCCGGACTCAGGGCGGTCATCAGATTGCCGGCGCGGCCCGACGGGTTCCCGAACAGGGCGACCGCGGCGACGTGATCGGCGGCGCGGGCCGGCAGCGGCTTCTGAAAGCCGAGGGCGGGCAAGGGTGCGGCGGTGACGATGTCGACCACGGCGGCGCCCTGGGAGTAGCCACCGAGTACCAGCTTGGTGTTGGGGCAGGTGGCGGCCATGTGCTGGATATGGGCACTGGCGTCGTTGGCGCCTTGGGTGGCGGCCAGGAAGTCGTCGTTGGCGGGGTAGTTGACGCCGTACGCCCCGACATCGACGCGGGTTTTCTTGCGCAGGGAGTCGATGAACGCGCCACCCACCTTCCCGACACCGGGGGGCTCGTTGGTTCCCCGGGCGAACACCACCTCGACGTCCGGGCACGCGGCGGAGGCGCGGGGAATCAGCGGGGCGCCCAATAGCATCGCGGCCGCTACGAGGAATGCGGCGACCGCCAAGCTTGAATGTTTATGCGCCCGTGATGTTTTCGCAAGGCTCATGCCGCGATCGTACGGGTTGTTTACAACGAATTAGTGAACGGCAGCAACCACGTCGGTCTCCGGTGCCGGTGACCCGGACACCGACGGGGCAGGCGGCTGTGGGGCGTAGCTCGGTGCCAACGGGCCGGGCGCCTGCGGGCTCAGCGGGCCGGGGATGGGCGCTTGCCCGGGAGTCTGCGGGCCGTAGCCGGGCGTTTGCGGGCCGTAGGGGGATTGCGGGCCGACGCCCGGGACCGACGGCCCGTACCCGGGCATCGACTGGCCGGTGCCGGCCAGCTTGGACGCGACGAACGCCGCCGCCTGGGTGGTGTAGACGGGGACATAACCCTCGGTGTGCCCGCTCCACTCGTTGCCGGGTCCGGCGTGACAGATCGGGTCGTTGGGGTTGCACAGGTCGATGGCCTTGGAGCCCAGCAGCGCGCTCTGGCTCGGCAGGGTTCCGCCGGAGCGGTCGGCCACGTCGCCGAAGGTGGCGACGGCCACGATGTTGTTGGCGTACTGCGGTGGCAGCGAGCTGCCCCAGCTGATGCCGCCGATCGGGACGCCGGCCACGATGTCCATCACGGACGCGCCCTGCGAGTAGCCGCCCAACACGATCTTGGTGTTCGGGCAGGTTTCCACGCTTTTCTTGACGCGGTCGATCGTGTCGTTGGCACCGTCACCGCCGTGCAGCTGCAGTTTGCTGGCGGCGTAGTTGACCCCGTAGGGCAGGATGTTCAATCCGCCGGTCTGCTGGCGTATCGAGTCGACGAACGCGTCGCCCACCTTGCCCAGGCCGGGTGGCTCGTTGGTGCCGCGGGCAAAGATGACCTCGACGTCGGGGCAGTCGAAGGCGTGGGCGGCGGGGGCACTCGGCGTGGCGAGCAGGCCCGCGGCCGTGACCAGGGCGGCAGCACCCAGGCCGACCCAGCGACCGGCTAACCGCACGATGCCCTCCCGACGGGTACGGATGCGGTGTGAAATCACCGGGCAATTTTACCCAGTTTGTGACCTGTCGAAACGTGTCCTCCTGTGGATAACCGGGGGCGCGGCCGTTGGTCCGCGTCTAGCGTGACCAGCGGAATCGCCGATTTTGGGAGGTTAGTGCCCCACCAACCGACGACCTGGGCGCACGTCAGCGGTTACCGGTTCCTGCTGCGTCGCATCGAGCGTGCGTTGCTGAGCGGTGATACCGGGGCGTCCAGCGAACCCCTGCGAGCGCGCGCCGCGCCGCTGACGATCGGCTGCGTCCTGGCTGCCGTCGTGGTGGCGGCAGGTGTGTTTTTTGGCTTGCTGCGGCCCCAGGCGCGGCTCGATCGCGCCCAGATCGTGATGGGCAGGGATTCCGGAGCGCTCTATGTGCGAGTCGGCGACACCTGGCACCCGGTACTGAATCTGGCTTCAGCGCGGTTGATCGCGGCGACCGATGCCAATCCGCAGCCCGTGTCGGAGTCTGAATTGCGCCACACCAAACGTGGTCCGCTGCTGGGTATTCCGGGTGCACCGCAGCTTCTTGGTGCGCCGCTGTCAGGCGACGATGCGGTGTGGACGATCTGCGACACCGACGGTGCGACGCCGACGACGGTCGTCGTCGGGCCTACCCCGGGCCTGTCGGTCCATCGCCTGGCCCGCGATCAGGCTGTCCTGGTCACACCGGGTACGGGCCCGCCGTCGTATCTGCTCTACAACGGGCAGCGCGCCGTGGTGGATCTCGCGGACACGGCGGTAGTGCGTGCACTGCGACTGGAAGGTCACGCCCCGGTTGTCGTCTCGCAGTCGTTGCTCAATGTGGTTCCGGAGGGGCCCCCGATCACCGCTCCCCGGATTCCTGGCGCGGGCGGCAAGGCGGCCGGGCTCCCCGACTTTCCCGTCGGCAGTGTGCTGCGCATCACACGCGGGGACGGTGACGAGTATTACGCCGTCCTGAGCACCGGGGTCCAGCGCGTCGGACAGGTCGCTGCGGATCTGTTGCGTTTCAGCGACTCGCGGGGCACCGCCACCATGATCGCGGTTCCGCCAGACGCGATTCGTGGCGCGCAGATCGTCAACACGCTGCCGGTGGGCACCTTCCCCGAACGCGCGCCTACAGACGGCGGCCAGGGCGGCGCCGCTACCACCGTGTGCGCGACATCCGGGGCCGCGTTGCTCACTGCGAACGGCCTACCGCTGCCGGTCGGTCAGGCTCCAGTGGCCCTGTCACAAGCCGACGGTCGGGGTCCTGCGCTCGATGGCGTCTATCTACCGCCTGGCCGAAGTGCCTACGTGCGCGGGAGCGGCGGGGACGGCACCCGCTACCTGGTCACCGACACCGGGGTGCGGTTCGCGATCCATGACAACGACGCCGCGCATGACCTCGGTCTGCACACGGACCCGATCCCGGTGCCATGGCCGATGCTTGCGGCGCTGCCATCCGGGCCGGAGCTGAGCAGGGCGAAGGCGTCAGTCGCCCGCGACGTCGTCGCTGGCGCTCCGTAGCCGACGCTTGGCCGCACCGAAGACCAGGGCGCCCATCAGAGCGATCAAGCACATGATCGTCCCGCGCAACGCGGTGTCCCGCGCACGAGAATTCGTTGGGCTGGGTGGGGGCGCCGCGACCGGCAACGGCGCCGACGGTGGTTTGGCGATACTGCCGGGAGGACTCGAGTCGGTGCTCACCGCGGCAAGGACATCGACTGTCCCGTTGCCGACCAACGGATTCCACCCGGCCGGCGGATGATGCGCCGACGTTTCGATGCGTTGCATCACCTGCCGCGCAGTCAGCGCCGGGAACCGGGCCCGAATCAGCGCCGCGAGTCCGCTGACGACGGGTGCGGCGTAACTGGTTCCGGACAGTGGTGCAGAGCTCAGCGAGGTCACCGCCTCTCCGTTCGCGGCGACGTCGACCCAGGGGCCGGCAAGGGTGAAGGCCGACGGCGCTCCGTCGGCGTTGACCGAACCGACGGTCAGCACGTAGTCGTCGTACCAGGCCGGGCTGACGGCGACCGAGATGGTCTGCCAGGTCGCATCCGGGCGCTGTGGCGGACACTGTCCCCCGCCGGCGGTATTTCCGGCCGCGGCCACGACGACCGCATTCTTGACGTCGACCGCGTAGGCCAGAGCGGCGCCCAGCGCCCGGTCGTCAAGGGCCGACGTCACCGGCGCGCACGCCACCGATGAAATGTTGATGACGGACGCGCCAAGGTCGGCGGCGGTCCGGACCGCTCTCGCCATGGTGTCCACGTCGCCGATCCCCGAGGTCGACGGGTCGGTTGCCGGAGCGAATTTCGAACTGGACTGACGGATGCTGATCAACGTGACGTCGGGCGCCACGCCGCTGAAGCTGTCGGTTTTGGAATTTGTTGCAGCGGCGATGATTCCGGCGACCAGGGTCCCGTGGGCGTCGCAATCCTGGGTGCCGTCACCGGTGAACACATAGTCGCCGCCCGCCACCACATCGGGCAGCCGATGGTGTCGCGAAACGCCGGTGTCGATAACCGCGACTCGTTGGCCTGCGCCGCGGGTGAGCTGCCAGACACGCGGTAAGTCGAGCGCTGCGAGCTGATTCGGGCCTGGTCTCGGGTCCCCCGTCCCCATCGTGCAAACCTCGCGTTGCACCGTTGGCCTCGGCGGCGCCGGCAACGCCGGCTTGGGCAGCAACCTGTCGTCGATTTCCGGCGGCGAAACTGCTTGTGCCGAAGGCGTTCCAAAGCCCGACAGTGCCATCAGCACCGATACCGCCATCAGTCGCGCGGCGCGGGAGGTGCTCAGCTCCACGTCGGATGCAGACTGCGGGCGACGCCGTAGAGGCCGCATAGCCAACAGGTCAGGGGCGCCATCGCGATCAGGAGCACACACTCCGATAGCTCGATGCCCTTTCGCGCCAGGGGGGACAGCGACATCCCAGGAGCGACGAACCCGAGATAGACTGCCCCGGCGACGAGCGACACCGTCGCCGCGACAATCCATGGGCCATGCTCTGGAGCACCGAGCGCGGCAACGCCTAACGTCGTCGCGATAACGGCCACTGCGCTTATGACACCCACCAACGTCCCTTTTCTATCAAGCGAATTGGCGCGCAGCAGCAGGAGCCCGCCGGTGACGCCCGCGAAGGCGATGCAACCGGGCCGCGGTGCGCCCACCAATACAGTGACGATCGCGCCGACGGCCGCTGTGGATGAGAATGCGGCCAACAGACTGGCCAACCAGGCATCAGCACGGAGAGTCTTGGCAACCAAACAGTCTGCCGCTGCATTCTGGTCGGTTGGCTTCGGCGATAATCCGGCCAGGACAACCGCCGCGCGTGCCGCTATCTGAAGCAGGCCAAGCGATACCAGCGTCAAAAGCGGACTCACCACGCGCAACGAAGCACCGGTGATCATACCCGCGAACGCTGCGACACCGGCGACCATGGCGAAGCACGACACTGCGGTCAATGTGGTTGTCCCACAGTCTGATATGTTCATCACCAGCACGGCCGTGACCGCCGCCGCAGCAGTTGCCAGAAGCACATTGGGGAGACCCGGGGTGCCCGGGACCGCCAAAAAACCCGCAATCGCGGCGAACGTCGTAGCGACCAGGCTCAGCGTGAGACCGGCCATCGCGTCACGGTATGCGCGCTGCGCGAGTGCCGCCAGCAGCGTGGCCGCGACCGCGACAAGCGCCACCATTCCTGTCGTAGGAAAGTCACGAACAGTGTTGTCGATGAGGGCATTTCGCGCCAGTGCCAGGCCGCCAATACCGGTCAGGCAGCCGGCCGCCACCGCGGCGGTAAGCCGCATCGCCCGGCGATTCTGGGACGGATTCCAGTTCTGCCCGTCAAGTATCTCCGACACAGCCTCCGCTAGGTCGTCATAGCGCAATGCGGGTGACGGAGTTCCGCACTTGCTCAAGACAAGAACGTCGCCGTCTCGGATATCGCTCTGCGCCAGAGTCGTTGACGAATCCAAAGCGACCGAACCGGGGACCGACAGCCGGTAGCGCGCCATCGGATCGCTGATGCCGTGGGCCTTGAGGGTGTCGACGATTGGCGGGATCAGGGTGGCCACCGGCATTCCCGATGGCAGCGTCAGGTCGACGACGGCAGTGCCGGCATGCACGGACACGCGGCGTAGCCCCGGATCGGACACAGACAACCTCAACCTCTTCAGATTCGGATGATCAAAACGCTAAGCCAATTCCGACACGCCGGTATCCGGTTGTCCACAGGCGAGTTGCGCTCAGTTCTGCCGCTGCTTACCGTCGTCGCACGCTGGGGAGGGGCCGGGATGACTCAGGGATTCGTGCCTGTGGTGCGGCAGGTGCTGCCCGAAGTCGCGACCGCGGACATCATCGTTGCCGCGCCGCCGCAGCTGCCGCACTCGACAACACCCAGCCTGCTGATGCGCGTGCTACCGGTGGGCATGTCCATCGCAACCGTGGGCGTGACGGCGACGACCTTCTTCTCAGGCTCGGCCGTCACTCGCAACCCGGCCTTCCTGGCCTTGCCGATGATGATGCTGGTTTCTTTTGCGCTGACATCGCTCACCCAACGCGGCCGCCGCCATGGTGGCGAGATCGACGCGGGCCGAGCCGACTACCTGGGCTACCTGACGCGTCTGCGCCGTACGGTTGCCGAAACGGCTGCGGCGCAGCGCGCCGCACTCAACTGGAGTCATCCCGACCCTGCGGCGCTATGGACCTTGATCGGCGGCCCGCGGATGTGGGAGCGTCGAGCGACTGACCGCGACTTCTGCCTGGTTCGGGTCGGGCTTGGTACTCAGCCACTTTCGACCAGGTTGTTGGCCCCTGAACTCCACGCCGGAGAGCGGGCGGATCCGGTCACCGTCGCGGCCGCGAATCGCTTCATCCGCACACACGCGACGATCGCGAACGTGCCCGTCACGGTTGACCTGACCGCGAGTACGCCGGTGACCATCGACGGGAATTTGGCCGAAGTGCGCGGACTGCTGCGCGCGATGATCTGCCAGCTGGTCGTGTTGCACTCTCCGGATCAGTTGCGGATTGTCGGCGTGATCGAGGCCCGGAACCGATCACACTGGGATTGGTTGAAGTGGTTGCCGCACAACCAACATCCCGCCGTCAGCGATTCGGCGGGCACTGCCCGCATGGTGTATCAAACCGTGGCGGAGGCAAAGTGCGCACTGACCGGTGCCGGACTGCCGCCGCGCGTGGTGGTGATCGGTGACCTGGAGGGGCGCGGTGACCTTGACAGCGCGGGGATCATCACCGGCGCGATCGTTCTCGAGACCGGGCCGTGCCGCATCGGCTCGCCGTTGACGATCGAGCATGCCGGCGGGGTTCTGGCGTTGACGCACCCCGACCAGATGGATCCGGTAGACGCGTTGATTTGTGCGCGCCGGCTTGCCGCATATCGGGTCGATGCGCGGTGCGACCGAGTTGTCGGACCGGGGTGGCCGGGTCTGGTCGGAATCGACGACATTGCCCAATTCGACCCGATCACGCTGTGGCGCAGCAACGATCAGCGTGCTCGGCTTCGTGTTCCGATCGGAAGCACGATCGATGGCGTGCCGCTCGAGCTGGATATCAAGGAGCCCGCGGAAAACGGCATGGGGCCGCATGGGCTCTGTGTGGGTGCGACCGGCTCGGGCAAGTCGGAGCTGCTGCGCACGGTCGCACTGGGCATGATGGCGCGCAACTCTCCGGAAGTTCTGAACCTGCTCCTCATCGACTTTAAAGGGGGTGCAACGTTTCTCGACCTGGCACGCGCTCCGCACGTTGCCGCGGTGATCACGAATCTCTGTGAGGAAGCGCCACTGGTCGCGCGGATGCAAGACGCGCTAGCCGGTGAGATGAACCGTCGGCAGGAGTTGCTGCGGACGGCAGGGTGCGCGAGCGTCGCGGCATACGAGCAGGCTCGTCGGGCCGGCGCGGGATTGACCGCCCTGCCCGCGCTGTTCATCGTGGTCGACGAGTTCTCCGAACTGCTCAGCCAGCACCCCGGTTTCGCCGACATGTTCGTCGCGATCGGTCGACTCGGGCGGTCCTTGGGCATGCACCTATTGCTCGCCAGTCAGCGACTCGACGAAGGCCGATTGCGCGGGCTGGAAGCCCACCTGTCGTATCGGGTGTGCTTGAAGACTCTGTCCGCCAGCGAATCGCGAATCGTCTTGGGAACGGCCGACGCCTACGAGCTGCCGAACACACCTGGAGCGGGACTGCTGCGTCCCGGCAGCGGTGAGCTGATGCGGTTCCAAACGACATTCGTGTCGGGTCCGCTGTCCGCAGACGGATCGGCTCGTGACACCGGACCGGCACATCTGGAGACGTCGGCGTCGGTTCGGATGTTCACCGCACAGGCCGTGGGATCGATCGCCCGGGTCGCCGATTTGGACAGCTCACCGGCACCCACCATGCTGCGGACGGTGCTGGACCGGCTGTCCGGACACGGGCCGCCCGCACATCGCGTATGGCTACCACCGCTCGGTTCAGCGCCGCCATTGGACAGCTTGTTGCGCGATGCCGAATGGAAACCTCTGACTGTAGTCATCGGAATTGTCGACCGCCCGTTCGAGCAGCGCCGCACTCCGCTCGTGGTCGAGTTGTCCGGGGCCGCGGGAAATGTCGCGATCGTGGGTGCACCGCAATCGGGTAAGTCGACCACACTGCGGACGCTGATCACCGCGTTGGCTCACACTCACGATCCGGGTCAGGTGCAGTTCTACTGTCTGGACTTCGGCGGTGGAACGCTGGCGTCGCTACGCACGTTGCCACATGTCGGCGCGATCGCGACCAGAGCCGAACCCCCGCTCGTCGCGCGCATGATCGCCGAGATCGAATCCATCGTGCGCTCCCGGGAGGTCGCCTGTTGCGAGCACGACACCGATGGCGGCGACCCATTCGGCGATGTCTTTCTCGTCATCGACGGCTGGGCGAACCTGCGCCACGAGTTTGAAGTCGAGGAAGCGATCACCGCTATTGCGGGCCAGGGCCTTTCGTTTGGTGTGCACGTCGTGCTGTCGGCCTCGCGCTGGGCGGAGATCAGGCCGTCGCTCAAGGATCAGATCGGCACGCGCATCGAATTACGGCTGGGCGATCCCGCCGATTCCGAGCTGGACCGAAAACGAGCGCACGAGGTGCCCCGTGACCGGCCGGGCCGCGGTTTGTCCCACGATGGACTGCACATGGTCATTTCGTTGCCGATCGACGTAGACGAGCTGCGATGCGACCATGGTGAGTTAGCCGCCCCGCCGGTACCGCTACTGCCCACGCACGTAGACCACCACGTCGTCGTGGATCAGGCGGGCGACGAATTCAGCGGGCGCATACTCCTTGGTCTCGAGCAGCGTCGACTGCGGCCCGTCGCAGTCGATTTCGTGCGTAATTCGCATCTGCTGATCATCGGGGACAACGAATGCGGAAAGACCGCAACCCTGCGCGCGTTGTGCCGCGAAATTGTTCGGACGAAGACGGCTGCCGAGGCGCAATTACTTCTCGTCGACGTTCGGCGCACCCTGCTCGGCGTTGTGGAGTCGCAACATCTCGCGGGTTATGCCATGTCGCCAACCGCGCTCAGGGCGCTGTGGCCGGACGTGCTCGATCTGCTGCAGTCCCGGATGCCCCCTGCGGACGTGACTCAGGCACAGCTGCGGGCCAGATCCTGGTGGTCCGGCCCCGACGTTTACGTCGTGGTCGACGACTACGACCTGGTCGCCACTCAGGCCGGAAATCCGTTGCTGGGCCTGCTCGAATACTTGCCGCATGCAAGGGATCTGGGATTGCATGTGGTTGTGGCCCGGCGCAGCGGGGGCGCGGCGCGCGGGCTCTTCGAACCATTACTGGCCGGGTTGCGTGAGATCGGCTGCCTGGGGCTGATGATGAGTACGCGCCCGGATGACGGCTCCCTATTGGGTCCGGGACGTCCGGCGCGGTTGCCGCCGGGGCGGGGCGTTTTGGTCACCGCCGGCGGCGACGAACAGGTCGTCCAGGTGGGCTGGAGTCCGGAATCGTGAGCGGCCACCGCGCCGTCATCGCGACAGGCCTGGGCAGAATCAGCCGGTTATGTTGCGGCACAGGAACGGTCGACGACGACATCGCCGAGATTCTGCACGCGGCTCTGGATGCGATTGACGATCAAGTCGCGCTGGTCGACGGGCGGCCGCTCGCCGTCGATTCGTTGTGGCGCGGCGGGTTGCGGTCGTTGCACTGCGGGAACCTGGACGCGCAGAAGGCAATTCAGGTGGTACACCCGTCGTGGTGGCCGTCGTCGCGGGTCGACGTAGTCGCCGCGGCCGCGGCGGCCCTGTCCGACGACGTGCAGGTACGCCCGCGGTCGTGGTTGCTCAGGCAGGCAACGGGTCAGCAAGCAGCGGTGGTGGTGGAGATTGCTGAGCGGTTGGTAGCGATCGCAGCTGACGATGTCGTGGCCGTAGCGCGCGGGGTAGAGCACCATTGTGCGGCCGAGCAGATCACCCGCCTTGTCGCCGAAATGACCGAGGGGAAAGCGGCCACCGTGCTGATCGATGTGCCCGCAGCGGTTTCCGGGGCGCAGGCGCTTGCGACGGTGATCGCGGCCGGTCTGCGCCGAAGTGGCCAAAAAGTGGTGGAGGTCGACTGGGCCCGGCTGTTGCGGCTGACGGGGTCGGGGACCTTCAGCGCTCAGGACGAGGTGCTGCGGCCGCAGTCGGATGTCGATGGCCACCGAGTGCGATCACGCCGACCGATGTTTGCCGGTTTTGCCGTTGCCGCTGCCGTGTTCGCCACGACAATGCCGGCGATCACGGCCGGTCGGCATCGCGACGTCGCGCCGACGAATGCGGCGCCGACGACATATCTGGTGGAAGGCCGGGTTGCGCTGACGGTTCCGGCGCAGTGGCCGACACAGCGCGTGGTCGCCGGGCCCGGTTCGGCCCGGGTGCAGGTTTCGTCGCCGTCAGATCCCGAAGTGGCGCTGCACGTCACACAGTCGCCGATTCCCGTGGAGACGCTCAGTGCCACCGCCGACCGGTTGAGGCGCGCGATCGATACCGAACCCGCCGGTGTGTTTGTCGACTTCGACCCGGCCGGGTTTACCGCCGGTCGGCCGGCGGTGACCTATCGAGAAGTACGCCCCACCCACCACGTGCGCTGGACGGTGCTGGTTGATGGATCGGTTCGGATCAGTGTCGGATGCCAGAGCCGGCCGGGCGGCGAGGATGCCGTTCGCGATGTGTGCGCGCAGGCGGTGCGGTCTGCCCACGCGATCGGATGAGTCTCCGAGACGAGCCGCGGAAATCGGATGGAACCGAATCGGGGCTGGCGCGGTCGTACTTGGTATCAGAAGGGAAGGAGAAGGGTGACTACACCACCGGGTGCGAACACGCTGAGCGCCGACTTTGACCTGATGCGCTCGGTCGCGGGCACGACCGACGCCCGCAACGAAGAGATCCGGGCGCTGCTGCAGGCATTCATCGGACGCATGAGCAGCGTGCCCCCGTCGGTGTGGGGCGGGCTGGCGGCTGCCCGGTTCAAGGATGTGGTGGACCGCTGGAATGCCGAGTCGCTGCGGCTCTACCACGTGCTGCACGCGATCGCCGACACCATCCGGCACAACGAGGCCACGCTGCAAGACGCCGGCCAGAACCATGCACACCACATCGGCGTTGCCGGCGCAGAACTGTGAGAGGACGTTCCCCGTGGACCCAGTGCTTTCCTACAACTTCGGCGAAATCGAGCACTCGGTGCGCCAGGAGATCCACTCCACCTCGGCTCGTCTCAATGCCGCGCTTGATGAGCTGAGGTCGCAAATCGCCCCGCTGCAGCAGCTCTGGACCCGCGAAGCGGCGGCGGCCTACCAGGCTGAGCAGCTCAAATGGCACCAGGCCGCCACCGCGCTGAACGAGATCCTGGTCGACCTGGGCAACGCGGTGCGCGATGGCGCGGATGAGGTGGCTAGCGCCGATCGCCGGGCCGCCGGCGTCTGGGCAAGGTAGCGGAAATTATGAGCCACTGTGTGGTCCCGGCGGAAAGGAGAGCCGTCGGGACCGCACAGTCATTTTTGGATTAGTCTCGATCAACGTTAGTAACGTATGGCGTTAGCATCAGGCGTTGGTCCGATCGTTCAGCGGCGGCGATACCAGAAGATCTGGGAGCTGCTTTGTCCGAAGGGGAGGGGCGCGACGGCCGATTTCGCACCTACTCACCCCGGCGCGATCCTCGCCGAGGAGTTCCTCGGACCACTGGGCATTACCCCCTACCGTCTCGCCAAAGAGATCCGGGTATCGCAGACGCGTGTGGGTGAGATTCTTGCCGGCAAGCGCCGGATTAGCGCCGACACCGGGCTGCGGCTCTCGCGGGCACTGGGGCTGAGCGACATGTTCTGGATCAACCTGCAGGCACGCTACGACGC
The DNA window shown above is from Mycobacterium sp. Aquia_216 and carries:
- a CDS encoding WXG100 family type VII secretion target: MHTTSALPAQNCERTFPVDPVLSYNFGEIEHSVRQEIHSTSARLNAALDELRSQIAPLQQLWTREAAAAYQAEQLKWHQAATALNEILVDLGNAVRDGADEVASADRRAAGVWAR
- the eccCa gene encoding type VII secretion protein EccCa, with translation MTQGFVPVVRQVLPEVATADIIVAAPPQLPHSTTPSLLMRVLPVGMSIATVGVTATTFFSGSAVTRNPAFLALPMMMLVSFALTSLTQRGRRHGGEIDAGRADYLGYLTRLRRTVAETAAAQRAALNWSHPDPAALWTLIGGPRMWERRATDRDFCLVRVGLGTQPLSTRLLAPELHAGERADPVTVAAANRFIRTHATIANVPVTVDLTASTPVTIDGNLAEVRGLLRAMICQLVVLHSPDQLRIVGVIEARNRSHWDWLKWLPHNQHPAVSDSAGTARMVYQTVAEAKCALTGAGLPPRVVVIGDLEGRGDLDSAGIITGAIVLETGPCRIGSPLTIEHAGGVLALTHPDQMDPVDALICARRLAAYRVDARCDRVVGPGWPGLVGIDDIAQFDPITLWRSNDQRARLRVPIGSTIDGVPLELDIKEPAENGMGPHGLCVGATGSGKSELLRTVALGMMARNSPEVLNLLLIDFKGGATFLDLARAPHVAAVITNLCEEAPLVARMQDALAGEMNRRQELLRTAGCASVAAYEQARRAGAGLTALPALFIVVDEFSELLSQHPGFADMFVAIGRLGRSLGMHLLLASQRLDEGRLRGLEAHLSYRVCLKTLSASESRIVLGTADAYELPNTPGAGLLRPGSGELMRFQTTFVSGPLSADGSARDTGPAHLETSASVRMFTAQAVGSIARVADLDSSPAPTMLRTVLDRLSGHGPPAHRVWLPPLGSAPPLDSLLRDAEWKPLTVVIGIVDRPFEQRRTPLVVELSGAAGNVAIVGAPQSGKSTTLRTLITALAHTHDPGQVQFYCLDFGGGTLASLRTLPHVGAIATRAEPPLVARMIAEIESIVRSREVACCEHDTDGGDPFGDVFLVIDGWANLRHEFEVEEAITAIAGQGLSFGVHVVLSASRWAEIRPSLKDQIGTRIELRLGDPADSELDRKRAHEVPRDRPGRGLSHDGLHMVISLPIDVDELRCDHGELAAPPVPLLPTHVDHHVVVDQAGDEFSGRILLGLEQRRLRPVAVDFVRNSHLLIIGDNECGKTATLRALCREIVRTKTAAEAQLLLVDVRRTLLGVVESQHLAGYAMSPTALRALWPDVLDLLQSRMPPADVTQAQLRARSWWSGPDVYVVVDDYDLVATQAGNPLLGLLEYLPHARDLGLHVVVARRSGGAARGLFEPLLAGLREIGCLGLMMSTRPDDGSLLGPGRPARLPPGRGVLVTAGGDEQVVQVGWSPES
- a CDS encoding type VII secretion-associated protein encodes the protein MSGHRAVIATGLGRISRLCCGTGTVDDDIAEILHAALDAIDDQVALVDGRPLAVDSLWRGGLRSLHCGNLDAQKAIQVVHPSWWPSSRVDVVAAAAAALSDDVQVRPRSWLLRQATGQQAAVVVEIAERLVAIAADDVVAVARGVEHHCAAEQITRLVAEMTEGKAATVLIDVPAAVSGAQALATVIAAGLRRSGQKVVEVDWARLLRLTGSGTFSAQDEVLRPQSDVDGHRVRSRRPMFAGFAVAAAVFATTMPAITAGRHRDVAPTNAAPTTYLVEGRVALTVPAQWPTQRVVAGPGSARVQVSSPSDPEVALHVTQSPIPVETLSATADRLRRAIDTEPAGVFVDFDPAGFTAGRPAVTYREVRPTHHVRWTVLVDGSVRISVGCQSRPGGEDAVRDVCAQAVRSAHAIG
- a CDS encoding WXG100 family type VII secretion target — its product is MRSVAGTTDARNEEIRALLQAFIGRMSSVPPSVWGGLAAARFKDVVDRWNAESLRLYHVLHAIADTIRHNEATLQDAGQNHAHHIGVAGAEL
- a CDS encoding HigA family addiction module antitoxin, producing the protein MALASGVGPIVQRRRYQKIWELLCPKGRGATADFAPTHPGAILAEEFLGPLGITPYRLAKEIRVSQTRVGEILAGKRRISADTGLRLSRALGLSDMFWINLQARYDADRVRLEKGDELAHINRLVASGS